The following proteins are encoded in a genomic region of Sphingopyxis sp. YF1:
- the hutI gene encoding imidazolonepropionase, which yields MDRIWTNARIATLTGDGLGLIECGAIGARAGRIAWVGDAGAAPGAAEVIDCAGRLITPGLIDCHTHLVHGGSRANEWAMRLEGATYEEIARAGGGIVSTMRATRAMSEGELVESALPRLDALLAEGVTTIEIKSGYGLTVDDELKMLRAARALGEARDVRVATTLLAAHAVPPEYRDDPDAYVDLVCDAIIPAAAGLADAVDGFCEGIGFTPQQIARVFDAARAAGLPVKLHAEQLSHLAGASLAASYGALSADHLEHIDAADIAAMAGAGTVAVLLPGAYYFMRETHKPPVQALREAGVPIALASDCNPGTSPTTSLLLMLNMGATLFGLSVTECLRAVTVNAARALGLQADIGTLEVGKAADLAIWNTSEPAELVYRIGFNPLHARIKDGLCN from the coding sequence GGGTGGGCGATGCCGGCGCGGCGCCGGGTGCCGCCGAGGTCATCGACTGCGCGGGGCGGCTGATTACCCCCGGTCTGATCGACTGCCACACGCACCTCGTCCACGGCGGCAGTCGCGCCAACGAATGGGCGATGCGGCTCGAAGGTGCGACCTATGAGGAGATCGCTCGCGCGGGCGGCGGCATCGTCTCGACGATGCGCGCGACGCGCGCGATGTCCGAGGGCGAACTGGTCGAAAGCGCGCTGCCGCGGCTCGACGCGCTGCTCGCCGAGGGGGTGACGACGATCGAGATCAAGTCGGGTTACGGACTGACGGTCGACGACGAGCTCAAGATGCTGCGCGCCGCCCGCGCGCTCGGCGAAGCGCGCGATGTGCGTGTCGCGACGACCTTGCTCGCCGCGCATGCGGTGCCCCCCGAATATCGCGACGATCCCGACGCCTATGTCGACCTGGTCTGCGACGCGATCATTCCCGCAGCAGCGGGGCTCGCCGATGCGGTCGACGGTTTCTGCGAGGGCATCGGCTTCACGCCGCAGCAGATTGCGCGCGTTTTTGACGCCGCGCGCGCGGCGGGCCTGCCGGTCAAGCTCCACGCCGAACAGCTCTCGCACCTCGCGGGCGCCAGCCTCGCCGCCTCCTACGGGGCGCTGTCGGCCGATCATCTCGAACATATCGACGCGGCCGATATCGCGGCGATGGCCGGTGCGGGCACCGTCGCGGTGCTGCTTCCGGGCGCCTATTATTTCATGCGCGAGACGCACAAGCCGCCGGTGCAGGCCCTGCGCGAGGCCGGGGTGCCGATCGCGCTCGCGAGCGATTGCAATCCCGGCACCTCGCCGACGACCTCGCTGCTGCTGATGCTCAACATGGGTGCGACGCTGTTCGGCCTGTCGGTCACCGAATGCCTGCGCGCGGTCACGGTCAACGCGGCGCGCGCGCTCGGTTTGCAGGCCGACATCGGCACGCTCGAAGTCGGCAAGGCCGCCGACCTCGCCATCTGGAACACCAGCGAACCCGCCGAGCTTGTCTACCGCATCGGCTTCAACCCGCTTCACGCGCGCATCAAGGACGGACTATGCAATTGA